Proteins found in one Sorghum bicolor cultivar BTx623 chromosome 1, Sorghum_bicolor_NCBIv3, whole genome shotgun sequence genomic segment:
- the LOC8155696 gene encoding uncharacterized protein LOC8155696 → MDDNIRAKTGGDTSSSAASHAASRIIAQQWACEQMVLTTLDLDRRDRDSELLALARLHAVSMLDASFLHGGDGGRGGGRRRARSPERALVRRIAREWAASASASPRGRAPGAELEWLGESERERVRSVRERIRMACQGYHGEEEEEEEEASGRLLRGRPQARADVVVTRMAMERQRELQGLSEHRAVSTFAHRGRIQSSLRGRFFHSGRPMNDERSIFVTARELGHVRHSHPVYRLREEVRSGIESITNDQSTLVALSTQTNSIDNEYDSVTPQAVSDDNNHIENATRDYEILTQQSVQNEDSHIENNVANSNDAHQTDFAQEQIDRYEDYSDSGSSEQDNDHSSYAFHAPSNNVMQREAETYGGQQSDSPWSRDISGTEDGHDNTFVHRDEEWLIIDSQEPGPNWQLGRSFPSSRNVNRLRPSDDDVYGIELRELLSRRSVSNLLSSGFRESLDQLIRSYVQRQEHDWNFEGQRPTTTGLLNEDPIEIRIDEQNRAERDNAPQSSTMLADQTLFPQQRQWHTELPHHNWSQQSMHHSEFDWDTIHILRDELIRVQRGMTSMQQMLEACMEMQMELQRSIKQEVSAALNRSLTMQDEEILEDGSQWKLARKGMCCICCDNQIDSLLYRCGHMCTCSKCASELLHGVGKCPLCRAPIIEVIRAYCIM, encoded by the exons ATGGACGACAACATCCGCGCCAAGACCGGCGGCGACACCTCGTCGTCGGCTGCCTCACACGCGGCGTCCAGGATCATCGCGCAGCAGTGGGCGTGCGAGCAGATGGTGCTCACCACGCTGGACCTCGACCGCCGCGACCGCGACTCCGAGCTCCTGGCGCTCGCGCGCCTCCACGCCGTCTCCATGCTCGACGCCTCATTCCTCCACGGCGGGGACGGAGGACGCGGCGGAGGCAGGCGGCGCGCGCGGTCTCCCGAGCGCGCGCTCGTCAGGCGGATCGCCAGGGAGtgggcggcgtcggcgtcggcgtcgccgcGGGGACGGGCCCCCGGTGCCGAGCTGGAGTGGCTGGGCGAGAGCGAGCGCGAGCGGGTGCGCTCCGTGCGGGAGCGCATTCGCATGGCCTGCCAGGGATACcacggggaggaggaggaggaggaggaggaggcgtcagGCAGACTGCTGCGCGGCCGGCCGCAGGCGCGCGCCGACGTCGTCGTCACGCGCATGGCCATGGAACGCCAGCGGGAGCTGCAGGGTCTCTCAGAGCACCGCGCCGTCTCCACCTTCGCTCACCGCGGCCGCATTCAG TCTTCTCTCCGAGGTAGATTCTTTCATAGTGGAAGGCCCATGAATGATGAGAGATCGATTTTTGTGACAGCCAGAGAATTAGGACATGTTAGACACAGTCATCCTGTCTATAGACTGAG GGAAGAAGTTCGCTCTGGAATAGAAAGCATCACCAACGATCAATCAACTTTGGTGGCATTGTCTACTCAAACAAATTCTATCGATAATGAGTATGACAGTGTAACACCTCAGGCTGTAAGTGATGATAACAATCATATAGAAAATGCAACTCGTGACTATGAAATTCTAACACAACAATCAGTGCAAAATGAAGATTCACACATTGAAAACAATGTAGCTAATAGTAATGATGCCCATCAAACCGACTTTGCTCAAGAACAAATAGATCGATATGAAGATTATTCAGACTCAGGGTCCTCGGAACAGGACAATGATCATTCTAGTTATGCCTTTCATGCTCCTTCTAACAATGTCATGCAACGGGAAGCTGAAACTTATGGAGGACAACAAAGTGATTCACCATGGTCAAGGGATATATCTGGCACCGAGGATGGACATGACAACACCTTTGTACATAGAGATGAAGAATGGCTCATTATTGATTCTCAAGAACCTGGACCAAATTGGCAGTTAGGACGAAGTTTCCCTTCAAGTAGAAACGTCAATAGGCTTCGTCCTTCGGATGATGATGTTTATGGAATTGAACTCAGAGAGCTCTTAAGCAG GCGAAGCGTGTCAAATCTTCTTAGCAGTGGCTTTCGAGAAAGTCTGGACCAGCTCATTCGGTCTTATGTCCAAAGGCAAGAACATGATTGGAATTTTGAGGGTCAAAGACCAACCACCACTGGTTTACTCAACGAAGATCCTATTGAAATCAGGATAGATGAACAAAATCGAGCTGAGAGAGACAATGCACCTCAGTCATCAACTATGTTGGCAGATCAAACACTTTTCCCGCAGCAACGCCAGTGGCATACTGAATTGCCCCATCATAATTGGAGTCAACAAAGCATGCATCATTCTGAATTT GACTGGGACACTATCCACATTTTGCGAGATGAGTTGATTAGAGTGCAGAGAGGAATGACTAGCATGCAACAGATGTTAGAAGCATGCATGGAGATGCAGATGGAGCTACAACGCTCCATCAAGCAAGAAGTGTCTGCTGCTCTTAACCGATCTCTAACCATGCAAG ATGAAGAAATATTAGAGGATGGATCACAATGGAAGCTAGCAAGGAAAGGAATGTGTTGCATTTGCTGTGACAACCAGATTGACTCCCTTCTTTATAG ATGTGGACATATGTGCACCTGCTCAAAATGCGCAAGTGAATTGCTCCATGGGGTTGGAAAATGCCCACTTTGTCGTGCACCTATAATCGAGGTGATCCGGGCATACTGCATAATGTGA
- the LOC110430832 gene encoding phosphoglucan phosphatase DSP4, amyloplastic isoform X2 has protein sequence MNCLQNLLKEPPIVGSRSMRRPSPLNLLQAPGASTSGAESSAVEMGTEKSEVYSTNMTHAMGAALTYRHELGMNYNFIRPDLIVGSCLQSPLDVDKLRKIGVKTVFCLQQDSDLEYFGVDIGAIQDYSLQFKDIMHCRAEIRDFDAFDLRLRLPAVVSKLHKLVNCNGGVTYIHCTAGLGRAPAVALAYMFWILGYSLNEGHQLLQSKRACFPKLEAIKLATADILTGLSKNTITLKWEDDGSSSVEISGLDIGWGQRIPLTYDEERGAWFLEKELPEGRYEYKYIVDGKWLCNEHEMLTKPNADGHVNNYVQVSRDGTSDEEKELRERLTGPDPVLTDEERLMIREYLEQYADAGER, from the exons ATGAACTGCCTCCAGAACCTGCTCAA GGAGCCTCCAATCGTGGGATCCAGGTCGATGAGGCGGCCCTCTCCGCTTAATCTG TTGCAGGCACCAGGGGCGTCCACTTCCGGTGCCGAGAGCAGCGCCGTCGAGATGGGCACCGAGAAGTCTGAAGTGTACAGCACTAACATGACGCATGCTATGGGAGCAG CGTTGACATATAGACATGAACTTGGAATGAACTACAATTTCATACGCCCAGACTTGATTGTAGGATCCTGCTTACAG AGCCCACTTGACGTTGATAAGCTTCGGAAGATTGGTGTAAAAACTGTATTCTGCTTGCAGCAAGATTCAGATCTTGA ATATTTTGGAGTTGACATCGGAGCCATCCAAGATTATTCTCTACAATTCAAAGATATTATGCACTGCCGTGCTGAAATTAG GGATTTTGATGCTTTTGATTTGCGATTGAGGCTTCCTGCTGTGGTTAGCAAATTGCACAAGCTTGTCAACTGTAATGGCGGTGTAACATATATACATTGTACTGCTGGACTTGGAAGAGCTCCTGCTGTTGCA TTGGCTTATATGTTCTGGATTCTTGGGTACAGTCTCAATGAGGGACATCAGCTGCTGCAG AGTAAAAGGGCTTGCTTTCCGAAGTTGGAAGCCATTAAGTTGGCCACTGCTGACATT CTGACAGGATTATCAAAAAACACAATCACTTTAAAGTGGGAAGATGATGGTTCTTCCTCTGTTGAAATTTCTGGGCTCGACATTGGCTGGGGCCAG AGAATTCCTTTGACATATGATGAGGAGAGAGGAGCTTGGTTTCTTGAGAAAGAGTTGCCT GAAGGACGGTATGAATACAAATACATAGTGGATGGCAAGTGGCTATGCAACGAGCATGAGATGTTGACGAAACCGAACGCTGACGGTCACGTGAACAACTATGTCCAG GTCTCCAGAGACGGTACCAGTGACGAAGAGAAGGAGCTAAGGGAGCGGTTGACTGGTCCAGACCCTGTTCTCACGGACGAGGAAAGGCTGATGATCAGAGAGTACTTGGAACAGTATGCGGATGCCGGGGAGCGCTAG
- the LOC8059512 gene encoding probable glucuronosyltransferase Os03g0107900, which yields MRDPKPRRSQAAPTLAAKLRKHSTCLLLLLWFALSLCLFLSAAPPAAAPLSRSSFLRSKPRALAATTTGAAASPVRIYVYDLPARFNRDWAAADARCARHLFAAEVAVHEALLAYAGRAARPEDADLFFVPVYVSCNFSTPNGFPSLSHARGLLAEAVDLVRVRMPYWNRSAGADHVFVASHDFGACFHPMEDVAIADGIPEFLKRSILLQTFGVQGHHVCQEVEHVVIPPHVPPEVAHELPEPEKAQRDIFAFFRGKMEVHPKNISGRFYSKKVRTELLQHYGRNRKFYLKRKRFDNYRSEMARSLFCLCPLGWAPWSPRLVESVLLGCIPVIIADNIRLPFPSVLQWPEISLQVAEKDIANLEMVLDHVVATNLTMIQKNLWDPVKRKALVFNRPMEVGDATWQVLRELEVLLDQSQRRRYVGSWRR from the exons ATGAGAGATCCCAAACCGAGGAGAAGCCAAGCAGCCCCCACCCTCGCCGCCAAGCTGCGGAAGCACTCCACttgcctcctcctcctgctctgGTTCGCCCTATCCCTCTGCCTCTTCCTCTCCgccgcgccgcccgccgccgcgccgctcaGCCGCTCCTCCTTCCTCCGCTCCAAGCCCCGCGCcctcgccgccaccaccaccggcgCAGCCGCATCCCCCGTCCGGATCTACGTCTACGACCTCCCCGCCCGCTTCAACCGCGACTGGGCCGCCGCCGACGCGCGGTGCGCGCGCCACCTCTTCGCGGCCGAGGTGGCGGTGCACGAGGCGTTGCTCGCCTACgccggccgcgccgcgcgccCCGAGGACGCCGACCTCTTTTTCGTCCCCGTCTACGTCTCCTGCAACTTCTCCACTCCCAACGGCTTCCCCTCGCTGTCGCACGCCCGGGGCCTGCTCGCCGAGGCCGTCGACCTCGTCCGGGTCCGGATGCCGTACTGGAATCGCTCCGCCGGGGCCGACCACGTCTTCGTCGCCTCCCACGACTTCGGTGCCTGCTTCCATCCAATG GAGGATGTAGCCATCGCCGACGGCATACCAGAGTTCCTGAAGAGGTCCATCCTGCTACAGACATTTGGTGTCCAAGGCCATCATGTATGTCAGGAGGTGGAGCATGTTGTGATCCCACCTCATGTGCCGCCGGAGGTGGCTCATGAACTACCGGAGCCAGAGAAGGCTCAGAGGGACATTTTTGCCTTCTTTCGAGGCAAGATGGAGGTGCACCCCAAGAACATTAGTGGCCGCTTCTACAGCAA GAAGGTGAGGACTGAGCTTCTACAACATTATGGTCGCAACCGCAAGTTCTACCTTAAGAGAAAGCGGTTTGACAACTACCGATCTGAGATGGCTCGGTCGTTGTTCTGTCTCTGTCCGCTGGGATGGGCGCCTTGGAGTCCTCGGCTTGTGGAATCAGTCCTCCTAGGCTGCATTCCTGTTATAATTGCTGATAACATACGTCTGCCGTTCCCTTCAGTCCTCCAGTGGCCGGAGATCTCATTGCAGGTGGCTGAGAAGGACATAGCCAACCTTGAGATGGTGCTTGACCATGTCGTAGCAACCAATTTGACTATGATACAGAAGAATTTGTGGGATCCAGTGAAGCGTAAGGCTCTAGTTTTCAATCGTCCGATGGAAGTGGGAGATGCTACATGGCAAGTGTTGAGGGAGCTTGAGGTTTTGCTAGACCAGTCTCAAAGGAGGAGATATGTTGGATCCTGGAGGAGGTGA
- the LOC8078030 gene encoding uncharacterized protein LOC8078030, giving the protein MGMGDVVQQSGHGRGEAGNGGARVSAAAAAEGGDVGGRPTCCVCMEPWTDSGAHRICCIPCGHVYGRSCLESWLSRGGTTSAKCPQCAKRFALEHIINLYAPGNLWDRHIQAPVTSGPSGSETDLLKQVLDILQEPASIEKEYGVHFDEIVKRFRLPERNIWDALMQHVDMGNIYNTIDDFHFMPAVFEWHPSVQQSYYQQRVLTLQAPVTSGPSGSESDLLKQVLDILHEPANIEREHGVHVDEIVKRFRLPERNIRDAIMQLVDMGCIYNTIDDFHFKSAGIPDLHPSVQQTYYQQRMSTFQAPVTSGPSGSETDLLKQVLDILQEPASIEKQHGVHFDEIVKRFKLPERKIMDALMYHLDAGHIYTTIDDYHFVPVIWG; this is encoded by the exons ATGGGGATGGGGGACGTGGTCCAGCAGAGCGGCCACGGAAGAGGCGAGGCGGGGAACGGCGGAGCTAGGGTTTCCGCGGCGGCAGCGGCTGAAGGCGGCGACGTGGGTGGGAGGCCCACTTGCTGCGTCTGCATGGAACCCTGGACCGACAGCGGTGCCCATCGCATCTG TTGCATTCCCTGCGGGCATGTATATGGTAGGTCATGCCTGGAGAGTTGGCTTTCTCGTGGCGGAACCACGAGTGCAAAG TGCCCTCAGTGCGCTAAACGATTTGCACTCGAGCATATTATCAACCTCTATGCACCAGGAAACCTGTGGGATCGCCATATACAG GCACCGGTGACTAGTGGACCAAGTGGATCCGAGACTGATTTGTTGAAACAGGTCCTGGATATACTCCAGGAACCTGCGAGCAT TGAGAAAGAGTATGGGGTGCATTTCGATGAAATAGTCAAGCGGTTTAGACTGCCTGAGAGGAATATCTG GGATGCTCTCATGCAGCATGTGGATATGGGAAATATTTACAATACAATTGATGACTTTCACTTCATGCCGGCTGTCTTCGAATGGCATCCTTCTGTACAACAATCTTATTATCAACAGAGAGTGTTAACATTGCAG GCACCCGTGACTAGTGGACCAAGTGGATCCGAGAGTGATTTATTGAAACAGGTCCTGGATATACTCCATGAACCTGCGAACAT TGAGAGAGAGCACGGGGTGCATGTTGATGAAATAGTCAAGCGATTCAGGCTGCCTGAGAGGAATATCAG GGATGCTATCATGCAGCTTGTGGATATGGGATGTATTTACAATACAATTGATGATTTTCACTTCAAGTCAGCTGGCATCCCTGATTTGCATCCTTCGGTACAGCAAACTTATTATCAACAGAGAATGTCAACATTTCAG GCACCGGTGACTAGTGGACCAAGTGGATCCGAGACTGATTTGTTGAAACAGGTCCTGGATATACTCCAGGAACCTGCGAGCAT TGAGAAACAGCACGGGGTTCATTTTGATGAAATAGTCAAGCGGTTCAAACTGCCTGAGAGGAAGATCAT GGATGCTCTCATGTACCATCTGGATGCAGGGCATATTTACACAACTATTGATGATTATCACTTCGTACCAGTAATTTGGGGATGA
- the LOC8078032 gene encoding arsenate reductase 2.2, translating into MARRGLSYVSATQLVSMASDARVAIVDVRDEERGYDGHIAGSHHYASDTFAERMPELAQATGAKETLVFHCALSKVRGPSCAQLFHDYLSEAKEDSGVKNIMVLERGFNGWELSGRPVCRCKDTPCKGVCS; encoded by the exons ATGGCTCGGAGGGGGTTGTCGTACGTGTCGGCGACGCAGCTGGTGTCCATGGCCAGCGACGCCCGCGTCGCCATCGTCGACGTCAGGGACGAGGAGAGGGGCTACGACGGCCACATCGCGGGGTCCCACCACTACGCCAGCGACACCTTCGCGGAGCGGATGCCCGAGCTCGCCCAGGCAACCGGGGCCAAGGAAACCCTCGTCTTCCACTGCGCCCTCAGCAAG GTTCGGGGCCCATCTTGTGCACAGCTGTTCCATGACTATCTTTCGGAGGCTAAGGAAGATTCAGGGGTAAAGAACATCATGGTCCTAGAACGTGGGTTTAATGGATGGGAGCTTTCCGGGAGGCCCGTTTGCCGCTGCAAGGACACTCCATGCAAGGGTGTATGCTCTTGA
- the LOC8078033 gene encoding cyclin-dependent protein kinase inhibitor EL2 — protein sequence MSASPEFFKPAGAPAFSPACAALPPLVFGDDYDYDCRTPTGSRISYLREPTTCPPAPRKPPCRKRLFQGDQPAADPSSVPLISLRLDELERLFRPHPHPPPPATTDKRRRSASANKHCAA from the coding sequence ATGTCCGCCTCGCCCGAGTTCTTCAAGCCCGCCGGCGCGCCGGCCTTCTCGCCGGCCTGCGCCGCGCTCCCGCCGCTCGTGTTCGGCGACGACTACGACTACGATTGCAGGACGCCGACGGGCAGCAGGATCTCCTACCTCAGGGAGCCCACCACGTGCCCTCCGGCGCCCAGGAAGCCGCCGTGCAGGAAGCGCCTCTTCCAGGGGGATCAGCCTGCTGCAGACCCCTCCTCCGTCCCTCTCATCAGCCTCCGCCTCGACGAGCTCGAGCGCCTCTTCCGCCCGCACCCGCACCCGCCACCGCCGGCCACCACCGACAAGCGACGCCGCTCCGCCTCCGCCAACAAACACTGCGCAGCTTGA
- the LOC110430832 gene encoding phosphoglucan phosphatase DSP4, amyloplastic isoform X1, translated as MNCLQNLLKEPPIVGSRSMRRPSPLNLAMVRGGSRRSNTVKTLQAPGASTSGAESSAVEMGTEKSEVYSTNMTHAMGAALTYRHELGMNYNFIRPDLIVGSCLQSPLDVDKLRKIGVKTVFCLQQDSDLEYFGVDIGAIQDYSLQFKDIMHCRAEIRDFDAFDLRLRLPAVVSKLHKLVNCNGGVTYIHCTAGLGRAPAVALAYMFWILGYSLNEGHQLLQSKRACFPKLEAIKLATADILTGLSKNTITLKWEDDGSSSVEISGLDIGWGQRIPLTYDEERGAWFLEKELPEGRYEYKYIVDGKWLCNEHEMLTKPNADGHVNNYVQVSRDGTSDEEKELRERLTGPDPVLTDEERLMIREYLEQYADAGER; from the exons ATGAACTGCCTCCAGAACCTGCTCAA GGAGCCTCCAATCGTGGGATCCAGGTCGATGAGGCGGCCCTCTCCGCTTAATCTG GCGATGGTTCGCGGCGGCAGTCGCCGATCAAACACCGTCAAAACT TTGCAGGCACCAGGGGCGTCCACTTCCGGTGCCGAGAGCAGCGCCGTCGAGATGGGCACCGAGAAGTCTGAAGTGTACAGCACTAACATGACGCATGCTATGGGAGCAG CGTTGACATATAGACATGAACTTGGAATGAACTACAATTTCATACGCCCAGACTTGATTGTAGGATCCTGCTTACAG AGCCCACTTGACGTTGATAAGCTTCGGAAGATTGGTGTAAAAACTGTATTCTGCTTGCAGCAAGATTCAGATCTTGA ATATTTTGGAGTTGACATCGGAGCCATCCAAGATTATTCTCTACAATTCAAAGATATTATGCACTGCCGTGCTGAAATTAG GGATTTTGATGCTTTTGATTTGCGATTGAGGCTTCCTGCTGTGGTTAGCAAATTGCACAAGCTTGTCAACTGTAATGGCGGTGTAACATATATACATTGTACTGCTGGACTTGGAAGAGCTCCTGCTGTTGCA TTGGCTTATATGTTCTGGATTCTTGGGTACAGTCTCAATGAGGGACATCAGCTGCTGCAG AGTAAAAGGGCTTGCTTTCCGAAGTTGGAAGCCATTAAGTTGGCCACTGCTGACATT CTGACAGGATTATCAAAAAACACAATCACTTTAAAGTGGGAAGATGATGGTTCTTCCTCTGTTGAAATTTCTGGGCTCGACATTGGCTGGGGCCAG AGAATTCCTTTGACATATGATGAGGAGAGAGGAGCTTGGTTTCTTGAGAAAGAGTTGCCT GAAGGACGGTATGAATACAAATACATAGTGGATGGCAAGTGGCTATGCAACGAGCATGAGATGTTGACGAAACCGAACGCTGACGGTCACGTGAACAACTATGTCCAG GTCTCCAGAGACGGTACCAGTGACGAAGAGAAGGAGCTAAGGGAGCGGTTGACTGGTCCAGACCCTGTTCTCACGGACGAGGAAAGGCTGATGATCAGAGAGTACTTGGAACAGTATGCGGATGCCGGGGAGCGCTAG